One region of Quercus lobata isolate SW786 chromosome 2, ValleyOak3.0 Primary Assembly, whole genome shotgun sequence genomic DNA includes:
- the LOC115974124 gene encoding putative receptor protein kinase ZmPK1 isoform X2, giving the protein MATTILFLLSFALFAPFSSLTPEAMSKGASLSVEDPEVLISPNGVFSAGFYSVGDNAFCFAIWFSKLPSHVDSHANTIVWTANRDQPVNGKSSKLSLLKNGNLILTDAGYKMKNRTDWGYGCEPEFDLSCNKNESIFQLLSTVEFYGYDFGFFPNYTFDQCTNLCLEACNCRAFQYTYHEDTGSSNCYPKTLLLNGYRSSDFKGDIYLKLPKSKYNSYVNHAEEFGLVCSNEGTIKLARIYVKNRVNGTVKFMLWFACGVGGLEVLCIFVVGCLLIRTRKCSGADKQGYIIAATGFKKFTYAELKRATKGFTEEIGRGACGAVYKGVLSDKRVVAIKRLNEANQGEGEFLAEISIIGRINHMNLIEMWGYCADGKHRLLVYEYMEHGSLAKNLLAGTLDWEKMFEIAQGTAKGLAYLHEDCLEWVLHCDVKPQNILLDSNYHPKVADFGLSKLQNRGVLPNSIFSKIRGTRGYMAPEWIFNLPITSKVDVYSYGIVVLEMVTGKGPTRSVHDINEGVEIEHERLVTWVREKKNGEVANWIEDIIDPTMVARCDMGKMEILVEMALQCVEEDKDARPTMSQVVEMLLHHENDHH; this is encoded by the exons ATGGCTACTACCATTTTGTTCCTCCTCTCTTTTGCATTATTTGCTCCATTCTCATCTTTAACACCGGAAGCTATGAGTAAAGGAGCATCTCTTTCCGTTGAGGATCCAGAAGTTTTGATATCACCAAATGGTGTTTTCTCTGCTGGATTTTACTCTGTCGGTGATAATGCCTTTTGCTTTGCCATATGGTTCAGCAAACTACCGTCCCATGTTGATTCACACGCCAACACCATAGTTTGGACGGCAAATCGTGACCAGCCAGTTAATGGAAAGAGCTCAAAGCTCTCCCTCCTCAAAAATGGCAATCTAATCTTAACTGATGCTG GGTACAAGATGAAAAATCGTACTGACTGGGGTTATGGGTGTGAACCTGAATTTGATCTCTCTTGCAACAAAAATGAGTCTATTTTTCAGTTGCTATCCACTGTTGAATTCTATGGGTATGATTTTGGGTTCTTCCCCAATTACACCTTTGATCAATGTACGAATTTATGTTTGGAAGCGTGCAATTGCAGAGCATTCCAATACACCTATCACGAGGATACTGGTTCTTCGAATTGTTACCCTAAGACATTATTGCTGAATGGATATCGTTCTTCAGATTTCAAAGGAGACATCTATTTGAAACTGCCAAAAAGCAAATACAATTCATACGTCAATCATGCAGAAGAATTCGGTTTAGTTTGCTCAAATGAAGGTACGATAAAGTTGGCTAGAATATATGTAAAAAACCGTGTAAATGGGACAGTGAAATTCATGCTCTGGTTTGCTTGTGGAGTGGGAGGACTTGAAGTCTTATGTATCTTTGTGGTGGGCTGTCTTTTGATTAGAACCCGGAAATGTTCAGGTGCAGACAAGCAAGGCTATATTATTGCTGCCACAGGATTCAAAAAATTTACCTATGCTGAGCTAAAAAGGGCCACAAAGGGTTTCACTGAAGAGATTGGAAGAGGTGCGTGCGGAGCTGTATACAAAGGAGTATTGTCTGATAAGCGAGTTGTAGCAATCAAGCGTCTCAATGAAGCTAACCAAGGAGAAGGTGAATTTTTAGCCGAAATAAGCATCATTGGAAGGATTAACCACATGAACTTAATAGAGATGTGGGGTTATTGTGCTGACGGAAAGCATAGGCTTTTGGTGTACGAATACATGGAGCATGGTTCTTTAGCAAAAAACCTCCTGGCCGGCACACTTGATTGGGAGAAAATGTTTGAAATTGCTCAAGGCACTGCAAAAGGCTTAGCTTATTTGCATGAAGATTGCTTGGAGTGGGTTTTACACTGCGATGTAAAACCTCAAAACATACTTCTAGATTCTAATTATCATCCAAAGGTGGCAGATTTTGGTTTGTCTAAGCTACAAAATAGAGGTGTTCTTCCTAATTCAATCTTCTCAAAGATAAGAGGAACTCGAGGTTATATGGCTCCAGAGTGGATTTTTAATCTTCCTATTACCTCCAAAGTAGATGTTTATAGTTATGGAATTGTTGTGTTGGAGATGGTGACCGGAAAGGGCCCAACTAGAAGTGTTCATGATATAAATGAAGGTGTGGAGATAGAACACGAAAGACTGGTTACATGGGTTAGGGAGAAAAAGAATGGAGAGGTTGCAAACTGGATTGAAGATATCATAGACCCCACAATGGTAGCCAGATGTGATATGGGTAAGATGGAAATTTTGGTTGAAATGGCTCTGCAGTGTGTGGAGGAAGACAAAGATGCAAGACCCACCATGAGTCAAGTGGTTGAGATGCTTCTTCACCATGAAAATGATCATCACTAA
- the LOC115974124 gene encoding putative receptor protein kinase ZmPK1 isoform X1 encodes MATTILFLLSFALFAPFSSLTPEAMSKGASLSVEDPEVLISPNGVFSAGFYSVGDNAFCFAIWFSKLPSHVDSHANTIVWTANRDQPVNGKSSKLSLLKNGNLILTDAGKFTVWATDTFSLSFVQLFLFNTGNLVLRNTEGVILWESFDFPTDTLLPHQLLTRNTKLVSSRSQTNYSSGFYELFYDNDNLLRLLFNGPDVSSTYWPDPWLVSWEAGRTSYNNSRIAVFNSMGNFSSSDDLTFKSADYGAVLHRRLTLGYDGNLRLYSWEEGKRTWVVSWQAIQKPCTIHGACGANSLCNYVNGSNRKCSCLPGYKMKNRTDWGYGCEPEFDLSCNKNESIFQLLSTVEFYGYDFGFFPNYTFDQCTNLCLEACNCRAFQYTYHEDTGSSNCYPKTLLLNGYRSSDFKGDIYLKLPKSKYNSYVNHAEEFGLVCSNEGTIKLARIYVKNRVNGTVKFMLWFACGVGGLEVLCIFVVGCLLIRTRKCSGADKQGYIIAATGFKKFTYAELKRATKGFTEEIGRGACGAVYKGVLSDKRVVAIKRLNEANQGEGEFLAEISIIGRINHMNLIEMWGYCADGKHRLLVYEYMEHGSLAKNLLAGTLDWEKMFEIAQGTAKGLAYLHEDCLEWVLHCDVKPQNILLDSNYHPKVADFGLSKLQNRGVLPNSIFSKIRGTRGYMAPEWIFNLPITSKVDVYSYGIVVLEMVTGKGPTRSVHDINEGVEIEHERLVTWVREKKNGEVANWIEDIIDPTMVARCDMGKMEILVEMALQCVEEDKDARPTMSQVVEMLLHHENDHH; translated from the coding sequence ATGGCTACTACCATTTTGTTCCTCCTCTCTTTTGCATTATTTGCTCCATTCTCATCTTTAACACCGGAAGCTATGAGTAAAGGAGCATCTCTTTCCGTTGAGGATCCAGAAGTTTTGATATCACCAAATGGTGTTTTCTCTGCTGGATTTTACTCTGTCGGTGATAATGCCTTTTGCTTTGCCATATGGTTCAGCAAACTACCGTCCCATGTTGATTCACACGCCAACACCATAGTTTGGACGGCAAATCGTGACCAGCCAGTTAATGGAAAGAGCTCAAAGCTCTCCCTCCTCAAAAATGGCAATCTAATCTTAACTGATGCTGGTAAGTTCACCGTTTGGGCCACAGACACTTTCTCACTCTCCTTTGTACAATTATTTCTCTTCAACACTGGAAATCTTGTTCTACGTAATACGGAAGGTGTTATTTTGTGGGAAAGCTTTGATTTCCCCACAGATACTCTTCTTCCTCACCAACTACTCACTAGAAACACAAAACTTGTCTCCTCAAGAAGCCAGACCAACTATTCCTCTGGTTTTTATGAACTTTTCTACGACAACGATAACCTTCTTCGCCTTCTTTTTAATGGTCCTGATGTTTCAAGTACTTACTGGCCTGATCCATGGCTTGTAAGCTGGGAGGCTGGAAGGACCTCCTATAACAATAGTAGAATTGCTGTCTTTAATTCCATGGGGAACTTTAGTTCATCCGATGATTTAACTTTTAAGTCAGCCGACTATGGAGCAGTGCTTCATAGAAGATTGACACTTGGTTACGATGGTAATCTTCGGTTGTACAGTTGGGAAGAGGGGAAGCGGACTTGGGTTGTTTCATGGCAAGCCATTCAAAAGCCTTGCACGATTCATGGTGCTTGTGGGGCCAATAGTTTGTGCAATTATGTTAATGGTTCTAACAGGAAATGTTCTTGTCTTCCAGGGTACAAGATGAAAAATCGTACTGACTGGGGTTATGGGTGTGAACCTGAATTTGATCTCTCTTGCAACAAAAATGAGTCTATTTTTCAGTTGCTATCCACTGTTGAATTCTATGGGTATGATTTTGGGTTCTTCCCCAATTACACCTTTGATCAATGTACGAATTTATGTTTGGAAGCGTGCAATTGCAGAGCATTCCAATACACCTATCACGAGGATACTGGTTCTTCGAATTGTTACCCTAAGACATTATTGCTGAATGGATATCGTTCTTCAGATTTCAAAGGAGACATCTATTTGAAACTGCCAAAAAGCAAATACAATTCATACGTCAATCATGCAGAAGAATTCGGTTTAGTTTGCTCAAATGAAGGTACGATAAAGTTGGCTAGAATATATGTAAAAAACCGTGTAAATGGGACAGTGAAATTCATGCTCTGGTTTGCTTGTGGAGTGGGAGGACTTGAAGTCTTATGTATCTTTGTGGTGGGCTGTCTTTTGATTAGAACCCGGAAATGTTCAGGTGCAGACAAGCAAGGCTATATTATTGCTGCCACAGGATTCAAAAAATTTACCTATGCTGAGCTAAAAAGGGCCACAAAGGGTTTCACTGAAGAGATTGGAAGAGGTGCGTGCGGAGCTGTATACAAAGGAGTATTGTCTGATAAGCGAGTTGTAGCAATCAAGCGTCTCAATGAAGCTAACCAAGGAGAAGGTGAATTTTTAGCCGAAATAAGCATCATTGGAAGGATTAACCACATGAACTTAATAGAGATGTGGGGTTATTGTGCTGACGGAAAGCATAGGCTTTTGGTGTACGAATACATGGAGCATGGTTCTTTAGCAAAAAACCTCCTGGCCGGCACACTTGATTGGGAGAAAATGTTTGAAATTGCTCAAGGCACTGCAAAAGGCTTAGCTTATTTGCATGAAGATTGCTTGGAGTGGGTTTTACACTGCGATGTAAAACCTCAAAACATACTTCTAGATTCTAATTATCATCCAAAGGTGGCAGATTTTGGTTTGTCTAAGCTACAAAATAGAGGTGTTCTTCCTAATTCAATCTTCTCAAAGATAAGAGGAACTCGAGGTTATATGGCTCCAGAGTGGATTTTTAATCTTCCTATTACCTCCAAAGTAGATGTTTATAGTTATGGAATTGTTGTGTTGGAGATGGTGACCGGAAAGGGCCCAACTAGAAGTGTTCATGATATAAATGAAGGTGTGGAGATAGAACACGAAAGACTGGTTACATGGGTTAGGGAGAAAAAGAATGGAGAGGTTGCAAACTGGATTGAAGATATCATAGACCCCACAATGGTAGCCAGATGTGATATGGGTAAGATGGAAATTTTGGTTGAAATGGCTCTGCAGTGTGTGGAGGAAGACAAAGATGCAAGACCCACCATGAGTCAAGTGGTTGAGATGCTTCTTCACCATGAAAATGATCATCACTAA